A section of the Chryseobacterium ginsenosidimutans genome encodes:
- a CDS encoding helix-turn-helix domain-containing protein, which translates to MDKKEYQVAIGKRIKQLREKKNISQVELAALCNFEKSNMSRLEAGNTNPTAYTLHIIAQKLEIETFEILKFKTLP; encoded by the coding sequence GTGGATAAAAAAGAGTATCAAGTTGCAATTGGAAAGCGAATAAAACAGCTTAGAGAAAAGAAGAACATTTCTCAAGTTGAATTGGCGGCTTTATGCAACTTTGAAAAGTCTAACATGTCCAGGTTAGAAGCAGGAAATACCAATCCTACTGCATATACTCTTCATATCATTGCTCAAAAGTTAGAAATTGAAACATTTGAGATTCTAAAGTTCAAAACTTTACCTTAG
- a CDS encoding JAB domain-containing protein has protein sequence MNNTIPEVSEIQVSYKPNKILSSKIITSFDAVQIIRKFWNEETIQMQEEVKVILLNNSSHVLGIYNLSTGGMTSSLVDVRLVLSVALKCLATGIILVHNHPSGNLKPSSADLNIVKKLNESCKFMDITLFDSIIITKENYMSFADERLL, from the coding sequence ATGAATAACACTATACCAGAAGTTTCTGAAATCCAGGTTTCTTATAAACCTAACAAGATTTTAAGCTCAAAGATTATTACAAGCTTTGATGCTGTTCAAATTATAAGAAAGTTTTGGAATGAAGAAACAATACAAATGCAAGAGGAAGTAAAAGTAATTTTACTTAATAATTCAAGCCATGTTTTAGGAATCTACAATTTATCCACAGGTGGAATGACAAGCAGTTTAGTAGATGTTAGACTTGTATTATCTGTAGCACTCAAATGTTTGGCGACAGGTATTATATTAGTTCATAATCATCCAAGTGGAAATTTAAAACCAAGTTCAGCAGATTTGAACATTGTAAAGAAATTAAACGAGAGCTGTAAGTTTATGGATATTACTTTGTTTGATAGTATCATAATTACAAAAGAAAACTACATGAGTTTTGCTGATGAAAGATTATTGTAA
- a CDS encoding M20/M25/M40 family metallo-hydrolase: MKKLLFIVLSVVVILIIIVLIKTFTYPFKKINSKTSEGWKAVKNDSAIQRLSGGLKIPTISSGELGKFDYSTFDTIKEYLKASYPLIYENTEFTEVNKYGLVFKLKGSNSTLNPILFLSHTDVVPPGDADIKDKSENIFRPDDKPLPAVSKVAEDWDYGPFSGAVANGRIYGRGAIDMKGMLFSLMESLNNLIKNKHVPQRDIYLAFGFDEEVGGQHGAAKIAEYFKNKNIKFDAVYDEGGLILEKRSVAGIDSDVAVIGCAEKGFLSVKIKVKGLGGHASMPPTESAIGKAAIIMQRLEHDQMKPMITPLINEFFTNIGGSMSFVNRMGISNQWLLKPVLLAQLTKNNSTNALVRTTTALTMMKGSDAPNVLSPEVEFVVNFRLLPGNTVNDVKAHIASATKGFDVELEEIDSVKEASAVSPTNTKAFQLIEAAIKEIHPTAIATPYLTVGATDAYKYQIVSKNIYRFMPIKINDAEKQSIHSTNEYLSIENYMKMIHYFEYIMIHYDK, from the coding sequence ATGAAGAAACTTCTTTTCATTGTTCTGAGTGTTGTTGTCATATTAATTATTATTGTTTTAATCAAAACCTTCACCTATCCTTTCAAAAAGATAAACTCAAAAACCTCCGAAGGTTGGAAAGCTGTTAAAAACGATTCTGCCATCCAAAGACTTTCAGGCGGATTGAAAATCCCGACGATTTCTTCAGGCGAATTGGGCAAATTTGATTATTCAACATTTGATACAATAAAAGAATACCTCAAAGCATCATATCCCTTGATTTATGAAAATACAGAGTTTACCGAGGTTAATAAATACGGTTTGGTTTTTAAGCTAAAAGGCAGCAATTCTACTCTCAATCCCATTTTATTTCTTTCCCACACCGACGTTGTTCCTCCCGGAGATGCGGATATAAAGGATAAAAGCGAAAATATTTTCAGACCCGATGATAAACCTTTACCTGCAGTTTCAAAAGTTGCTGAAGATTGGGATTACGGACCATTTTCCGGAGCGGTTGCCAATGGCAGAATCTATGGAAGAGGAGCCATCGATATGAAAGGAATGCTTTTCTCCCTGATGGAATCTCTGAATAATTTAATTAAAAACAAACACGTTCCTCAACGTGATATTTATCTGGCTTTCGGGTTTGATGAAGAGGTTGGCGGACAACATGGCGCTGCGAAAATTGCAGAATATTTTAAAAATAAAAATATAAAGTTTGATGCTGTTTATGACGAAGGAGGATTAATTTTAGAAAAGAGAAGCGTTGCCGGAATCGATTCTGATGTTGCAGTGATCGGTTGTGCAGAAAAAGGTTTTCTTTCAGTAAAAATTAAAGTAAAAGGATTAGGTGGACATGCTTCCATGCCTCCTACGGAAAGTGCGATCGGGAAGGCTGCCATCATTATGCAAAGATTAGAACACGATCAGATGAAACCGATGATCACACCATTAATTAATGAATTTTTCACTAATATCGGCGGCTCAATGTCTTTCGTAAATCGAATGGGAATTTCCAATCAGTGGTTATTAAAACCTGTACTTTTAGCACAGCTGACAAAAAATAATTCTACCAATGCATTAGTTAGAACCACAACGGCTTTAACGATGATGAAAGGAAGTGACGCTCCAAATGTCCTTTCACCGGAAGTAGAATTTGTGGTGAATTTCAGATTGTTACCGGGAAATACAGTTAATGACGTAAAAGCACACATTGCCAGTGCAACCAAAGGTTTTGATGTAGAATTGGAAGAAATTGACAGTGTAAAAGAAGCTTCTGCCGTTTCTCCGACCAACACAAAAGCTTTTCAATTAATTGAAGCCGCGATTAAAGAAATTCATCCGACGGCAATTGCAACACCTTATCTTACAGTTGGAGCCACGGATGCATACAAATATCAGATCGTAAGCAAAAATATTTACCGTTTTATGCCGATTAAAATTAATGATGCCGAAAAACAATCCATCCACAGTACCAACGAATATCTCAGCATCGAAAATTACATGAAAATGATCCACTATTTTGAATACATTATGATTCACTATGATAAGTAA
- a CDS encoding RHS repeat-associated core domain-containing protein, giving the protein MYNYKYNGKELQETGMYDYGARFYMPDIGRFGTIDPRSQYTHEAYSYVWNNPISFNDPTGMEGEAWSDWITNGRGSYKWDPNIKGPDNTPDGLELCR; this is encoded by the coding sequence TTGTACAATTATAAGTATAACGGTAAAGAACTTCAAGAGACCGGAATGTATGATTACGGGGCGAGATTTTATATGCCCGATATTGGAAGGTTTGGAACAATAGATCCAAGAAGCCAATATACTCACGAAGCCTACAGTTATGTTTGGAATAATCCGATTTCTTTTAATGATCCTACAGGAATGGAAGGCGAAGCCTGGTCAGACTGGATTACTAATGGACGAGGTAGCTATAAATGGGATCCAAATATTAAAGGACCGGACAATACTCCTGATGGGTTGGAGCTATGTAGGTAA
- a CDS encoding DUF6443 domain-containing protein, protein MKRILIPIGAILLSGLVHAQLSPTENYIYSKTYLSDPTQPNIRTSETVQYFDGLGRPKQLVNIKASPQGKDVVAHIEYDGFGRQVKDYLPVPQQGTQNGAIYTSPLSNATQPLLYGSEKIFSEKILENSPLDRVLQQKQLGNAWDNKPVQFGYDANTAADAVKKYTTVTTWVNGATSSALSQSTNYGTAKLYKNTLTDEDGNATIEFKNGEGQVLLVRKVISTTENADTYYIYNEYNQLAFVIPPKASVVTDPNTVLNDLCYQYAYDGRNRLVEKKLPGKGKEYMVYDKADRPIFTQDAVMRDAHKWLFSKYDKFGRVIITGIVPGDDRAGMQTMVGNAVITEAPNATGFTKNGMQIYYTNGQFPYLETVLSVNYYDTYPAGTPAIPTQVIGQEVLPQDTSSSTVSTKSLPTAAYVKNIEDDSWTKNYTWYDKKGRVIGTHSINHLGGYTKTESLLDFAGVVQRTNTYHLRKQGEVGVTISEGFIYDNQNRLLQHYHKVDDKPEVVLADNTYNELSQLTNKKVGNNLQSIDYAYNIRGWMTGINKDQMSVPNLDGKLFSYKIKYTEKEGINNPDTTLFPGKNVLGKYNGNIAEVDWRAVETLGANPSITPKRYGYVYDKLNRLTAGYYQNPQNPNSKENTESIDYDLNGNITNLYRTSIIESGNTATVIDRLQYTYQSANKSNTLSTITDLQNNPSGYEGGGQEIHYDLNGNMRDMQDKGIGTIQYNHLNLPKHLEYSKSSNELVVIDTKYSADGAKLSKINKTTIGGLTGDTTDIKIVDYLDGFQYLSRPPATPPGGGGSESLMANSETSRALEIQAYVINDTGLLFDPPPPPTSLKNPDLQFFPTAEGFYDYKKDQYIYQYKDHLGNNRISYGRNSAGVLEIVDANDYYPFGMNHLKSGTSFFGTSSYKNYKYNGKELQESGMYDYGARMYMSDIGRWGVVDPLAEQYRRHSTYNYAVNNPIRFIDPDGRGVASTGVRENKDGTYTVVSAKDDGNTGIYRADDKGNYDVETSDHIANSLTPRSFMGDDNKAVEGAVISFGDLSGNDFLNDLMGPNEPNIINYMKNGVGGAKYDFKTNGPNGEVNGIQEIPKEERAAYTYRGVLFSVDTGDKADNVAVVASARDVGNFAAGYIAGNNGLTWGTGRLGFDALQSWQQGGLATEGQTTQQAQKVGHTLGHKNYNNRRTAVYKTQSSNPLRGPK, encoded by the coding sequence ATGAAAAGAATATTAATCCCAATAGGAGCAATTTTGTTATCCGGATTGGTCCATGCCCAATTAAGTCCCACAGAAAACTATATTTACAGTAAAACCTATTTATCCGATCCAACACAACCAAATATTAGAACTTCAGAAACCGTTCAGTATTTCGACGGTTTGGGAAGACCCAAACAGCTAGTCAATATAAAAGCCTCTCCACAAGGAAAAGACGTTGTTGCCCACATCGAATATGACGGATTCGGAAGACAGGTGAAAGACTATCTTCCCGTTCCACAACAAGGCACACAGAACGGAGCCATTTATACCTCTCCCTTAAGCAATGCAACACAACCCTTACTGTATGGTTCAGAGAAAATATTTTCAGAAAAGATACTTGAAAATTCTCCGTTAGACAGGGTTTTACAGCAAAAGCAGCTTGGAAATGCCTGGGATAACAAGCCTGTCCAATTTGGATATGATGCCAATACAGCAGCAGATGCGGTTAAAAAATACACAACCGTTACCACATGGGTAAACGGTGCCACAAGCTCTGCTCTCAGCCAATCCACAAATTATGGGACAGCAAAGTTGTATAAAAATACGCTAACTGATGAAGACGGTAATGCCACCATAGAATTCAAGAACGGAGAAGGACAGGTATTGTTGGTAAGAAAAGTGATCAGTACTACAGAAAATGCAGACACATATTATATTTATAATGAATACAACCAGCTTGCCTTTGTGATTCCCCCAAAAGCTTCTGTCGTTACAGATCCCAATACGGTTCTTAACGATCTTTGCTATCAGTACGCATATGACGGCAGAAACCGTTTGGTAGAAAAAAAACTTCCGGGTAAAGGAAAAGAATATATGGTGTATGATAAAGCCGATCGTCCCATTTTTACTCAAGATGCAGTCATGCGTGATGCCCATAAATGGCTTTTTAGTAAATATGACAAATTTGGAAGAGTAATCATCACAGGTATTGTTCCGGGAGATGATAGGGCAGGTATGCAGACCATGGTTGGTAATGCTGTTATTACAGAAGCTCCTAATGCTACAGGCTTCACTAAAAACGGGATGCAGATCTATTATACCAATGGGCAATTTCCCTATTTAGAAACAGTGCTTTCGGTCAATTATTATGACACCTATCCTGCAGGAACTCCAGCTATTCCTACACAGGTTATAGGCCAGGAGGTTTTACCTCAGGATACTTCAAGCTCAACTGTAAGTACTAAAAGTCTTCCTACTGCTGCTTACGTCAAAAACATTGAAGACGACAGTTGGACTAAAAACTACACTTGGTACGACAAAAAAGGAAGAGTGATAGGAACTCATTCTATCAATCATTTGGGAGGGTATACCAAAACGGAGTCATTACTGGATTTTGCGGGAGTAGTACAAAGAACCAACACCTATCATCTGAGAAAACAGGGTGAAGTTGGAGTAACAATAAGTGAGGGCTTTATTTATGACAATCAAAACAGGCTGTTGCAGCATTACCACAAGGTAGACGATAAGCCTGAAGTTGTTCTGGCAGACAACACCTACAACGAATTATCACAGCTTACGAATAAAAAAGTAGGAAATAACCTTCAGAGTATTGATTATGCTTATAATATCCGTGGATGGATGACAGGTATCAATAAAGATCAGATGTCGGTTCCTAACCTGGATGGGAAATTATTTTCTTACAAAATCAAATACACCGAAAAAGAAGGAATTAATAATCCTGATACAACCCTGTTTCCTGGTAAAAACGTATTGGGAAAATACAACGGCAATATTGCAGAAGTAGACTGGAGAGCAGTAGAAACTTTAGGAGCAAATCCATCAATAACTCCAAAAAGATATGGCTATGTCTATGATAAATTAAACAGATTGACGGCGGGTTATTACCAGAACCCTCAAAACCCAAACAGTAAGGAAAATACGGAATCTATAGATTATGATCTGAACGGAAATATTACCAACCTCTACAGGACATCTATTATAGAATCAGGGAATACGGCAACAGTGATTGACCGTTTGCAATATACTTATCAATCGGCTAATAAAAGTAATACATTATCTACTATTACTGATTTGCAAAACAACCCTTCGGGATACGAAGGAGGAGGACAGGAAATTCATTATGATTTGAATGGCAACATGAGAGATATGCAGGATAAAGGAATTGGAACAATACAATATAATCACCTGAATCTTCCTAAACATTTAGAATATAGCAAAAGCAGTAATGAATTGGTTGTTATTGATACGAAATACAGTGCAGATGGAGCAAAACTCAGTAAAATAAACAAAACTACAATTGGAGGATTAACCGGTGATACCACTGATATTAAAATTGTAGATTACCTTGATGGTTTTCAATACCTATCCAGACCACCTGCCACTCCTCCGGGAGGGGGGGGATCTGAGAGCCTTATGGCAAATTCGGAAACAAGCCGTGCACTGGAAATACAGGCTTATGTAATCAACGATACCGGATTATTATTTGATCCACCCCCTCCACCGACAAGTTTAAAGAATCCTGATTTACAGTTTTTTCCTACCGCGGAAGGATTTTATGATTATAAAAAAGATCAGTATATTTACCAGTATAAAGATCACTTGGGAAACAATAGAATCTCATATGGCAGAAACAGCGCAGGAGTTCTTGAAATTGTAGATGCCAATGATTATTATCCTTTTGGGATGAATCATTTAAAGAGTGGTACTTCTTTCTTTGGAACAAGTTCTTATAAGAATTACAAGTATAACGGTAAGGAATTGCAGGAAAGCGGTATGTATGATTATGGGGCGAGGATGTATATGAGTGATATTGGAAGATGGGGTGTAGTAGATCCGCTGGCGGAACAATATCGCAGACACTCGACTTATAATTATGCAGTAAACAATCCTATACGTTTTATTGATCCGGACGGTCGTGGTGTTGCAAGTACCGGTGTGAGAGAGAATAAAGATGGCACCTATACTGTTGTAAGCGCAAAAGATGATGGAAATACTGGAATTTATCGAGCAGATGATAAAGGTAATTATGATGTAGAAACCTCAGATCATATTGCTAATTCTTTAACTCCCCGTTCTTTTATGGGAGACGATAACAAAGCGGTTGAAGGCGCTGTAATAAGTTTTGGAGATTTGAGTGGTAATGACTTTCTTAATGACTTGATGGGTCCTAATGAGCCTAATATTATTAATTATATGAAAAATGGTGTAGGTGGTGCAAAATATGATTTCAAAACTAATGGTCCTAATGGAGAAGTAAATGGTATTCAAGAAATTCCTAAAGAAGAAAGAGCAGCCTACACTTATCGAGGTGTTTTATTTTCTGTAGACACAGGAGATAAAGCAGATAATGTTGCTGTTGTAGCTTCAGCTAGGGACGTTGGAAATTTTGCAGCGGGATATATTGCAGGAAATAATGGTTTAACTTGGGGAACAGGAAGATTAGGATTTGATGCTCTTCAAAGTTGGCAACAAGGTGGTTTAGCTACTGAAGGACAAACAACCCAGCAAGCACAAAAAGTAGGACATACTCTCGGACATAAAAACTATAATAATAGACGTACTGCAGTTTACAAGACTCAATCTTCAAATCCATTACGCGGGCCTAAATAA
- a CDS encoding T9SS type A sorting domain-containing protein: MKKIYTGAFFLCTILGINAQEVIWQKDIKSSTQDFLSQVTTTIDQQYLITGSSIRSEKISAESKQNNGYDFHLVKLNQQGQEVWEKYFSGKNHDFLSATVNTQEGGFLLAGSSYSGKGLDKKEESKGGSDIWLIRINEFGDELWQKTIGSASDEEARAVIQTTDFGFFVAGNVQNSAKGYGSKDVLIVRLDKNGKELSQLVLGGKGLDEVEKMIPTKDGGALLGVYSRSNLGGSKKTENFGEGDYWIIKLSKDGKVEWEKNFGGKGDDHLRTLSVTSTGYLIGGESRSERSGNKTVGIEEGTDLWLISLDERGEEIWQKSYNFKNRDVLMGMSVLHASDDKSSKGILLGGYTQAEGRIENDDETFWMLYLDQNGSEQWRKHVKGESSKREERLSDIKLNRDGSIILAGTSAEELGKENWKIVKLGDKQIDQLIEKQDIKIYPNPVSDYAYVEIGFDFKEADIVMYDMGGRQLQTLKTKNKVTKMNTQALIQGAYLITIKTDTDKTANAKLIKK; this comes from the coding sequence ATGAAAAAAATCTATACGGGTGCATTTTTCTTATGCACAATCCTGGGTATCAACGCCCAGGAAGTGATATGGCAGAAAGACATCAAATCCTCGACCCAGGATTTTCTTTCGCAGGTAACCACCACTATTGATCAGCAGTATTTAATTACAGGAAGTTCCATTCGGTCAGAAAAAATCTCTGCGGAAAGTAAGCAGAACAACGGCTACGATTTCCATTTGGTAAAGCTTAATCAACAGGGACAGGAGGTCTGGGAAAAATATTTCTCAGGAAAAAATCATGATTTTTTATCGGCTACAGTGAATACCCAGGAAGGAGGTTTTCTTCTTGCAGGATCCTCGTATTCCGGAAAAGGTCTGGATAAAAAAGAAGAATCAAAAGGAGGCTCAGATATCTGGCTAATAAGAATCAACGAATTCGGGGATGAACTTTGGCAGAAAACCATTGGTTCAGCTTCCGATGAAGAAGCCAGAGCGGTTATTCAGACGACGGATTTCGGATTTTTTGTTGCCGGAAACGTCCAGAACTCAGCAAAAGGTTATGGTTCCAAAGATGTTTTGATTGTAAGACTGGACAAAAACGGAAAAGAATTATCACAATTGGTTTTAGGCGGAAAAGGCTTGGATGAAGTGGAAAAAATGATTCCCACCAAAGATGGCGGAGCTTTATTGGGAGTGTATTCAAGAAGCAATCTGGGAGGATCCAAGAAAACCGAAAACTTCGGCGAAGGCGATTACTGGATCATTAAACTCAGTAAAGATGGAAAAGTAGAATGGGAAAAGAACTTTGGAGGAAAAGGTGATGATCATTTAAGAACACTTTCTGTAACATCAACGGGATATTTAATCGGTGGAGAATCAAGATCGGAAAGATCGGGAAATAAAACCGTTGGCATTGAAGAAGGAACGGATCTTTGGCTGATTTCACTGGATGAAAGAGGTGAAGAAATCTGGCAGAAATCCTACAATTTCAAAAATAGGGATGTCTTGATGGGAATGAGTGTTCTGCATGCTTCGGATGACAAATCTTCGAAAGGTATTTTGCTGGGAGGTTACACGCAGGCTGAAGGAAGAATTGAAAATGATGATGAAACCTTTTGGATGCTTTATCTGGATCAAAACGGCAGTGAACAGTGGCGAAAACATGTAAAAGGAGAATCCTCAAAAAGAGAGGAAAGATTGTCTGATATCAAACTGAACCGTGACGGTTCAATCATTTTAGCCGGAACCAGCGCTGAGGAACTCGGTAAAGAGAACTGGAAAATTGTGAAACTGGGCGACAAACAGATTGACCAACTGATCGAAAAGCAGGATATCAAGATTTACCCGAATCCGGTATCAGATTATGCGTATGTGGAAATTGGATTTGACTTCAAGGAAGCTGATATTGTGATGTATGATATGGGAGGACGACAATTACAAACACTAAAAACTAAAAACAAAGTTACGAAGATGAATACACAGGCTTTGATTCAGGGAGCTTATCTCATTACCATTAAAACTGATACGGATAAAACTGCTAATGCTAAATTGATTAAGAAATAA
- a CDS encoding TolC family protein: MKIYNKYIAAIALSLVLASCKAPMATVIKDEVKENVPQNFNQEEQGDANNNSGTTPWRQFFTDPNLVSLIETALKNNQELMITLQEIEIAKSGVLAKKGRLTPTVSAGIGAGVSKVGRYTSEGAGDASTEIESGKEMPDPLGNFEGGLMANWEVDIWKKLRTEKESAVAHYLSTVEGKNFVLSNLIEEVADNYYELLALDNQLDIIQQYTKLQQKALEISKIQKEAAAATELAVKKFEAELAKSKASEYTIRQEITEKENQINALCGRYPQAIVRSKDDFMTTIPQTVYTGIPSQLLANRPDIKQAELELKSTKLDVEAARKEFYPSLEISATLGLEAFKPSYLVKLPESIATSLVGELAGPLINKSAIKANFQTADARQIQSLYEYDKTILNAYLDVANLMSKVKNIDQYYKLKSEETKALEQSIDIANQLFRNSRADYLEVLLNQRDALDAKMELVEAKQKQLSTVVDIYKSLGGGWK; the protein is encoded by the coding sequence ATGAAGATTTATAATAAATATATAGCAGCCATTGCCTTATCGCTTGTCTTAGCAAGCTGTAAGGCGCCGATGGCGACCGTTATAAAAGATGAGGTGAAAGAAAATGTGCCTCAGAATTTTAATCAGGAAGAACAGGGCGACGCAAATAACAATAGCGGAACTACGCCATGGAGACAATTCTTCACTGATCCGAACTTGGTTTCTTTAATTGAAACGGCTTTAAAAAACAATCAGGAACTGATGATCACTTTGCAGGAAATTGAAATTGCAAAAAGTGGTGTTTTAGCTAAAAAAGGAAGATTAACTCCTACTGTTTCAGCAGGAATCGGAGCGGGAGTTTCTAAGGTTGGTCGCTACACAAGCGAAGGAGCGGGTGATGCAAGTACAGAAATAGAATCTGGAAAAGAAATGCCGGATCCGCTTGGGAATTTTGAAGGTGGATTAATGGCAAACTGGGAAGTAGATATCTGGAAAAAATTAAGAACAGAAAAAGAATCTGCAGTTGCACATTACCTTTCGACAGTGGAAGGAAAGAATTTTGTTCTTTCAAACTTAATTGAAGAAGTTGCAGATAATTATTATGAATTGCTGGCTCTGGATAATCAGTTGGATATTATTCAGCAATACACAAAGCTTCAGCAAAAGGCTTTAGAAATATCAAAAATTCAGAAAGAAGCTGCTGCTGCGACTGAATTGGCGGTAAAAAAATTCGAAGCAGAATTGGCAAAATCAAAAGCGTCAGAATATACAATCCGTCAGGAAATTACCGAAAAAGAGAATCAGATTAATGCTCTTTGTGGCCGTTATCCGCAAGCGATTGTAAGATCTAAAGATGATTTTATGACAACAATTCCGCAAACGGTGTACACAGGAATTCCGTCACAGTTATTGGCGAACCGTCCTGATATCAAACAAGCAGAATTAGAATTAAAATCAACAAAACTAGACGTAGAAGCAGCAAGAAAAGAATTTTATCCTTCACTGGAAATTTCTGCAACATTAGGATTGGAAGCTTTTAAACCTTCTTATTTAGTGAAATTGCCGGAATCTATTGCGACAAGTTTGGTAGGAGAATTGGCGGGACCGCTTATTAATAAAAGTGCTATAAAAGCAAATTTTCAAACGGCGGATGCAAGACAGATTCAGTCTTTGTATGAATATGACAAAACGATTCTTAATGCATATTTAGATGTTGCCAATTTAATGTCTAAAGTAAAAAACATAGATCAGTATTACAAACTGAAGTCCGAGGAAACAAAGGCTTTGGAACAATCTATCGATATTGCGAATCAGCTATTCCGAAACTCAAGAGCAGATTATTTGGAGGTTCTTCTGAACCAAAGAGATGCTTTGGATGCTAAAATGGAATTGGTTGAAGCAAAACAAAAACAGCTGAGTACAGTTGTTGATATTTATAAGAGCTTAGGCGGAGGCTGGAAGTAA